In a genomic window of Polyangiaceae bacterium:
- the sppA gene encoding signal peptide peptidase SppA, translated as MKHPSDKLHFVLPPFVVVLAAGLGVMACQGRPKTTSGAKTRPGFDAPAVVELDLAQGAPEIVSSGLFAAARGRAFADLVQTIDSAQKRETTKGFFVRLGTAGFGLSRAHEIGRLLNDIRKSKKPVVCHADDLGNGTLLLASVGCDRVWLSPAGSVNSIGLAADMMYGKRLLEKLHVDVDFLQVGKYKGAKEPFTNDGPSPEARESLEGTLRGMRSAWLGAIAEGRGNPELSSVVEDGPFSPEAAKEKGLIDAVGYVDEARDEAKKLSSAERVNVRFGSGPAGEPVSRGLVGVLRALAGPGAAGEPRIVVAVAAGAISMGAAPQSPLGGSDGISERELGKTITRLSEDESVKAVVLRIDSPGGSALASDLLWKKLMKLRDEKPLVVSIGGMAASGGYYLACAGSKIVAEPTSIVGSIGVVTGKLAVGKTLDEIGVSTETVAAAKDPEKAARATYMSPFTSWDDPTRQKVLASMNSIYDLFVRRISEGRGADVKKVSESAEGRIFSGVEAKERGMIDDLGGLSDSIALARKLASLPDDVPIDILGGPPGLFELLDVEADADARRNAAMKTARQTTMNVMLPDISGVAPPALTNFLHSMTPLLAGERMLVAMPFGLEVH; from the coding sequence ATGAAACATCCTTCGGACAAACTGCATTTCGTGCTGCCACCTTTCGTTGTCGTCCTGGCTGCAGGATTGGGTGTCATGGCGTGTCAAGGCCGGCCGAAGACGACGTCGGGGGCGAAAACGCGGCCGGGTTTCGACGCTCCGGCCGTCGTCGAGCTGGACCTTGCGCAAGGCGCACCGGAGATCGTTTCGTCGGGGCTCTTCGCTGCGGCGCGGGGCCGCGCGTTTGCGGACCTCGTACAAACGATCGATTCGGCGCAAAAGCGCGAAACGACCAAAGGTTTTTTCGTGCGTCTCGGCACGGCTGGATTTGGTTTGTCACGGGCGCACGAAATCGGGCGGCTTTTGAACGACATTCGCAAATCGAAGAAACCCGTGGTTTGTCATGCCGATGATCTTGGCAATGGCACGTTGCTTCTCGCGTCGGTAGGATGCGATCGCGTATGGCTGAGCCCTGCGGGGAGCGTCAATTCGATTGGCCTGGCCGCGGACATGATGTACGGCAAGCGGCTGCTCGAAAAGCTGCACGTGGATGTCGACTTTTTGCAAGTCGGCAAATACAAAGGCGCCAAGGAGCCTTTTACGAACGACGGCCCAAGTCCCGAAGCGCGCGAATCGCTCGAAGGTACGCTGCGTGGAATGCGGTCGGCGTGGCTCGGAGCGATTGCGGAGGGTCGAGGCAATCCCGAGCTTTCGAGCGTGGTGGAAGACGGGCCGTTTTCTCCGGAAGCCGCCAAAGAAAAAGGGCTCATCGATGCCGTGGGTTATGTGGACGAAGCGCGCGACGAAGCCAAAAAGCTTTCCAGTGCGGAACGCGTGAACGTGCGTTTCGGTTCGGGACCGGCGGGCGAGCCGGTATCGCGGGGGCTCGTGGGCGTGCTTCGAGCGCTCGCGGGGCCAGGCGCCGCCGGGGAACCTCGGATTGTCGTAGCGGTCGCCGCGGGCGCCATATCCATGGGCGCAGCGCCGCAATCACCGCTCGGTGGAAGCGACGGCATCAGTGAACGCGAGCTTGGTAAAACCATTACGCGTTTGTCCGAGGACGAATCCGTGAAAGCGGTCGTATTGAGGATCGATTCGCCTGGCGGATCGGCGCTGGCTTCCGACTTGCTCTGGAAGAAGCTGATGAAGTTGCGCGACGAAAAACCGCTCGTCGTGTCCATTGGAGGCATGGCTGCGAGCGGCGGGTATTACCTTGCATGCGCGGGATCGAAAATCGTCGCGGAGCCGACGAGCATCGTGGGATCGATTGGGGTGGTCACGGGCAAACTGGCGGTGGGTAAGACGCTGGATGAAATTGGCGTGAGCACGGAAACGGTCGCTGCGGCAAAAGACCCTGAAAAAGCAGCTCGAGCGACGTACATGTCGCCATTTACGAGCTGGGATGATCCGACTCGTCAAAAAGTGCTCGCTTCGATGAATTCGATTTACGATCTTTTCGTGCGTCGTATTTCGGAAGGACGCGGGGCGGATGTAAAAAAGGTGAGCGAAAGCGCCGAGGGGCGGATTTTCAGCGGCGTCGAGGCCAAAGAGCGGGGAATGATCGATGATTTGGGGGGTTTGTCCGATTCCATCGCGCTCGCTCGCAAGCTCGCGTCACTGCCCGATGACGTGCCGATCGACATTCTCGGAGGTCCGCCGGGGCTCTTCGAATTGCTCGACGTGGAAGCCGATGCAGATGCTCGTCGAAATGCCGCCATGAAAACGGCACGACAAACCACGATGAATGTGATGCTGCCGGATATCTCGGGCGTTGCGCCCCCGGCGCTCACGAATTTTTTGCATTCGATGACGCCACTTCTTGCAGGCGAACGAATGCTCGTGGCGATGCCCTTCGGGCTCGAGGTGCACTGA
- a CDS encoding zinc-ribbon domain-containing protein: MEVTCERCSTVYDFDDALVSERGTTVKCTTCSHQFKVRRTAPTTGPDVWIVRTVDGREIEFAALRDLQAAIYDTRITREDVLVKGSSRPRRLGSIAELEPFFNRMGMNAPTPQRRARTLAGAGPASTTFPAVSSQRSETSVVFSLPNVMRGGGVDHDGPPPSARRSTLPPPPPVLPSSGQRRGSIPPPPPQSGREISPPPHRRGSIPPPASPNVRRSPSGRPIGVGVRFGDPNDPDSYEEEWSSTGIERISALPPPPPPPRRSVPPPPPMFPPVEPPPPLAETGKTSPMFPDPESTKISKAPAPPPPKTPRAPEPPASPASSASPERTSTPPISQDKPSAAKPESTTAREAALPHEPAFASPEPSSSAKPRAAEPAMTASAPESPFDPGSAAIPSSRQSEPYSEPHHSMPIPSRRAGAARWIVAFVLLGCTALAALTIVPKLVAKPTPVAAPSDARVAALVEEGDRAMNDGDLDAANEAYVKASALADTDPRVNLRLVQLAIVRADIPWLKVRLLPESDPDLPSARRELELAASRAKQAADRAQEASPNDPDVTRARIDTLRQLGNVAEARKLVASLPKSAGVPHDEMLFALLDLAESPPTWTTVVERLSNAARSEQSLGRARSMLIYALVRSGDITRAKAELDQLVALPRPHPLIGSFRSFIAQAEKGAAAPSAGDAGAVVDDKASLRAAIEAMASGDLEKASGLLQDLETRLPSDANVLATAGQLALKKRDRTGAVKYFEKALAADKNHFDAMAALAGIKWESGEKQGASILYRQIIERAAPDNPHMTQAKQRFAAFADGDWAEAE, from the coding sequence ATGGAAGTCACCTGCGAGCGCTGCAGCACTGTCTACGACTTCGATGACGCGCTCGTATCCGAGCGCGGCACCACGGTCAAATGCACGACGTGCAGCCATCAGTTCAAGGTGCGACGCACCGCGCCGACCACCGGTCCGGATGTCTGGATCGTCCGCACCGTCGATGGGCGCGAGATCGAATTTGCTGCCCTGCGCGACTTGCAAGCGGCCATCTACGACACGCGCATCACGCGCGAAGACGTGCTCGTCAAGGGCAGCAGTCGCCCAAGACGTCTCGGGTCGATTGCGGAGCTGGAGCCGTTTTTCAATCGCATGGGGATGAACGCACCAACCCCACAGCGTCGCGCTCGCACGCTGGCCGGTGCCGGTCCTGCGTCGACCACGTTCCCCGCCGTATCTTCACAACGCAGCGAAACGTCCGTCGTGTTTTCGTTGCCCAACGTGATGCGCGGCGGAGGCGTCGACCACGACGGACCTCCTCCATCGGCCCGTCGCAGCACGCTTCCGCCTCCTCCACCCGTCCTACCGAGCAGCGGACAACGCCGTGGATCCATCCCGCCGCCGCCGCCCCAAAGCGGCCGGGAAATCTCTCCGCCGCCCCATCGACGCGGATCCATCCCGCCTCCCGCATCTCCAAACGTGCGACGGTCTCCATCGGGTCGTCCGATAGGCGTTGGTGTGAGGTTTGGCGATCCAAACGATCCGGATTCGTACGAAGAGGAATGGTCGAGCACGGGGATCGAGCGAATCAGCGCGCTGCCGCCTCCACCGCCTCCGCCGAGGCGGAGCGTGCCTCCTCCGCCGCCGATGTTTCCCCCGGTAGAACCGCCTCCGCCGCTCGCGGAGACCGGAAAAACATCGCCGATGTTCCCGGATCCCGAGTCGACCAAGATCTCGAAAGCACCCGCGCCTCCGCCGCCAAAGACGCCCAGAGCCCCCGAGCCGCCGGCCTCGCCAGCGAGCTCGGCATCACCCGAACGAACATCGACGCCTCCGATCAGTCAAGACAAACCATCCGCGGCCAAACCCGAATCGACGACGGCGCGTGAAGCGGCTTTGCCCCATGAACCTGCCTTCGCCTCGCCGGAACCAAGCAGCTCGGCGAAGCCCCGCGCGGCCGAACCGGCGATGACGGCATCCGCACCCGAAAGTCCGTTCGATCCAGGGTCTGCGGCGATCCCGTCGTCGCGCCAAAGCGAGCCGTATTCCGAGCCGCACCATTCCATGCCCATCCCATCGCGACGTGCGGGCGCTGCGCGTTGGATCGTTGCGTTTGTCCTTCTCGGATGCACGGCGCTCGCCGCCTTGACGATCGTGCCCAAGCTCGTCGCCAAACCCACGCCCGTCGCAGCTCCATCCGACGCACGCGTTGCCGCGCTCGTCGAAGAAGGCGACCGAGCGATGAACGATGGCGACCTCGATGCGGCAAACGAGGCGTACGTCAAAGCGAGCGCGCTCGCGGACACGGATCCTCGCGTGAACCTGCGTCTCGTGCAGCTTGCCATCGTGCGAGCCGATATTCCGTGGCTCAAGGTGCGCCTTTTGCCGGAATCGGATCCGGATTTGCCGAGCGCTCGTCGCGAGCTCGAGCTTGCAGCGTCGCGCGCGAAACAAGCTGCCGACCGGGCGCAAGAGGCGTCGCCGAACGATCCGGACGTGACGCGAGCCCGCATCGATACGTTGCGACAGCTTGGAAACGTGGCCGAAGCGCGCAAGCTCGTCGCGTCGTTGCCGAAGTCCGCAGGCGTTCCCCACGACGAAATGCTCTTTGCGCTGCTCGACCTTGCCGAATCGCCCCCGACATGGACGACGGTCGTCGAGCGATTGTCGAACGCAGCGCGAAGCGAGCAGAGCCTTGGGCGGGCACGTTCGATGCTGATCTATGCGCTCGTGCGATCCGGGGACATCACGCGCGCGAAAGCCGAGCTGGATCAGCTCGTCGCGCTGCCTCGGCCGCATCCGCTGATTGGGTCGTTTCGATCGTTCATCGCGCAAGCTGAAAAGGGTGCGGCGGCGCCTTCGGCGGGCGATGCGGGAGCCGTCGTGGATGACAAAGCATCGCTTCGAGCGGCCATCGAAGCGATGGCGAGCGGAGACCTCGAAAAAGCATCCGGACTCTTGCAGGACCTTGAAACGCGTTTGCCGAGCGATGCGAACGTGCTCGCGACGGCGGGGCAACTGGCGCTGAAAAAGCGTGATCGCACAGGAGCGGTGAAGTATTTCGAAAAGGCGCTTGCCGCGGACAAAAATCACTTCGATGCAATGGCTGCGCTTGCGGGCATCAAGTGGGAGAGTGGCGAAAAGCAAGGAGCCAGCATTCTTTATCGTCAAATCATTGAACGGGCGGCGCCGGACAATCCGCATATGACGCAGGCCAAACAGCGGTTTGCAGCATTCGCCGATGGCGACTGGGCCGAAGCCGAGTAA
- a CDS encoding YtxH domain-containing protein, which translates to MNTNLFFRRLTSAFPYGYQRTSYFWPVSLGIGVGLLAGVGVGMLYAPRSGVETRQRLRERAEQAKERARVTATRVRGELESSVSELREQARGMGSEIGHGA; encoded by the coding sequence ATGAACACAAACCTATTTTTTCGGCGGTTGACCAGCGCGTTCCCCTACGGCTACCAGCGCACCAGCTACTTCTGGCCCGTGTCGTTGGGGATCGGCGTCGGTCTCCTCGCCGGAGTTGGCGTGGGCATGCTCTACGCGCCGCGTTCGGGCGTGGAAACTCGACAGCGACTGCGTGAACGTGCCGAACAAGCGAAGGAGCGAGCACGCGTTACGGCAACCCGCGTTCGCGGTGAGCTCGAGTCGTCCGTGTCGGAGCTACGCGAACAAGCTCGGGGCATGGGCTCCGAGATCGGACACGGGGCGTGA
- a CDS encoding PAS domain-containing protein has translation MPQQKAIDWGRLVANVPDGFVCTDERGRVFIANRAAERMLGREPGELLGKPLADLIDVRHLRKTMSAIGQAAPTRTNGRRKDGSLVALEVSLADHEMPWGRVTSAVLRELSRCDRTNSAGRDIGRETFLATAAHQMRGPIQPILTSLRTVELALASGNPPPPDTIPRAIRQAVRLGRLVDAILSDAAAMERGALKVKIEEFDIAALAVDIVEDFRMASPEHRIDYHGPANGVLITSDSGRVHQILNNLIENAMKYSARQNPVNVVLSSLDGKVVVRVIDAGIGIPLAEQGGVFGKYTRGSNVPVASSGLGVGLYMARGLAERLHGSLTLESEVGRGSAFSLVLPKEWQGNGSDENAETEGC, from the coding sequence GTGCCACAGCAAAAAGCAATCGATTGGGGCCGACTGGTTGCCAATGTTCCCGACGGGTTTGTCTGTACAGACGAACGCGGTCGTGTGTTCATTGCGAATCGAGCGGCCGAACGGATGCTTGGACGGGAGCCGGGAGAGCTTTTGGGCAAGCCTTTGGCCGACCTCATCGACGTGCGGCATTTGCGCAAAACCATGAGCGCCATTGGTCAAGCGGCGCCGACGCGAACGAATGGCAGACGCAAAGACGGAAGCTTGGTGGCGCTCGAAGTATCGCTCGCGGATCACGAAATGCCCTGGGGCCGGGTGACTTCGGCCGTATTGCGTGAGCTATCCCGATGCGATCGAACGAATTCGGCTGGGCGCGACATTGGACGAGAAACTTTTTTGGCCACGGCAGCGCATCAGATGCGCGGGCCCATCCAGCCCATTTTGACGTCATTGCGCACGGTCGAATTGGCATTGGCGAGCGGTAACCCGCCGCCTCCGGATACGATTCCGCGCGCCATTCGCCAAGCCGTGCGCTTGGGAAGGCTCGTGGATGCAATCCTGAGCGATGCCGCGGCCATGGAACGCGGAGCCTTGAAAGTAAAAATCGAAGAATTCGACATTGCAGCGCTCGCGGTCGACATCGTGGAGGACTTTCGAATGGCTTCGCCCGAGCATCGCATCGATTATCATGGGCCGGCGAATGGCGTGCTGATAACGTCGGATTCGGGTCGCGTGCATCAAATCTTGAACAACCTCATCGAAAACGCGATGAAGTATTCGGCACGTCAAAACCCCGTGAACGTGGTATTGAGCAGCTTGGACGGCAAGGTCGTGGTGCGGGTGATCGATGCGGGAATTGGCATTCCTTTGGCCGAGCAAGGCGGGGTATTTGGTAAATATACCCGAGGCTCGAACGTGCCCGTGGCATCGAGCGGGCTTGGCGTGGGTCTTTATATGGCGCGCGGGCTCGCCGAACGGCTGCATGGCAGTTTGACGTTGGAGAGCGAAGTGGGGCGCGGCAGCGCGTTTTCACTGGTATTGCCGAAGGAATGGCAAGGGAATGGGTCGGATGAGAATGCCGAGACAGAGGGTTGTTAG
- a CDS encoding response regulator has translation MLIVDDDDDIRYSMRNLLVVSNFNVVLAADGVEALKVLERQPVDALVIDLMMPRLDGVGVVRALHSMEPEHRPGIVIVISAHCELHTRLMGLPVRRVLPKPFDAIRLLDELQAAFGEVDHSKSSESSDEDDASWPASSSTHGLSS, from the coding sequence GTGCTCATCGTCGACGACGACGACGATATCCGCTATTCGATGCGGAATCTGCTCGTCGTGTCCAATTTCAACGTGGTGCTCGCAGCCGACGGTGTCGAGGCACTCAAGGTGCTCGAAAGGCAACCGGTCGACGCGCTCGTCATCGATTTGATGATGCCCAGGCTCGACGGTGTCGGTGTCGTTCGCGCGCTTCATTCGATGGAGCCCGAACACCGTCCGGGCATCGTCATCGTGATATCGGCCCATTGCGAATTGCACACGCGGCTCATGGGTTTGCCCGTGCGACGGGTGCTGCCGAAACCCTTCGACGCCATCCGGCTCCTCGACGAACTTCAAGCCGCATTCGGCGAGGTCGACCATTCCAAGTCTTCGGAGTCGAGCGACGAGGACGACGCTTCATGGCCGGCATCCTCGAGTACCCACGGTTTGTCCAGCTAA
- a CDS encoding serine/threonine protein kinase: MRSANDIHPGAIVAGKYRVRAILGRNHGLTIDAFHTSFDQRAIIKLLLPNQAAVQEVERFRRESRALSKLASEHVARILDAGSEPDGSVYIIRQYIEGTDLEKHVRRVGPLPLNEAILYVLQASEAVAEAHANNIVVRDLEPSHLFLTQRTGGAPLIKLADFGTAKLVAAAPEGGGSVEITGTAMFGLTPYASPELIRKARDVDARTDVWSLGTILYELLAGKPPFQGEAAALMLQITREAPQPLSHLRSDVPVELDNAIGWALAKDPDARFRNVYAFAHALLPFAPPEGQLLVERIGQITATAKEKKATGSVPPPAMPPVHGSVPMAAPPPRTGSSPGSSPGAWMPAPNPPPMPSAPRVPAEFASLPVDDDAETSIIPGSVNPLAMMKSQYPIPVPRPSSPIGPAHAPVPVAEPSTAPLPSAAPPPREPAPTVVARPPDVAPQTEQNRLLRILLAFCALGITAAIVLGVLLLLKQGSSEVATTNESQLSPSAPIVIAAPTTPPAAATTSEPPAPSAAAAAPSASAAEPTASAAPSASAASSAVATADSAAPPSTGESKSGSSPPPPPPPPPPPPPGNKNGTLVAVSVGGPCAFAVNGASKGTSSSVRVSLKPGAYTVTCKSKSGAKSKAVVVKSGETAMAMFKQ; the protein is encoded by the coding sequence ATGCGATCTGCCAACGACATCCATCCCGGCGCGATAGTAGCTGGAAAGTACCGCGTCCGCGCGATCTTGGGGCGAAACCACGGTCTGACGATCGACGCCTTTCACACGTCGTTCGATCAGCGAGCGATCATCAAGCTGCTCTTGCCAAACCAAGCGGCCGTGCAAGAGGTCGAACGCTTCCGGCGCGAATCGCGCGCGCTGTCGAAACTCGCCTCCGAACACGTCGCCCGAATCCTCGATGCAGGCAGCGAACCCGACGGATCGGTCTACATCATCCGCCAGTACATCGAAGGCACGGACCTCGAAAAACACGTGCGGCGCGTGGGCCCACTGCCCCTGAACGAAGCCATTTTGTATGTGCTCCAAGCATCCGAGGCCGTCGCCGAAGCGCATGCAAACAACATCGTCGTGCGTGATCTCGAACCGTCACATCTGTTCCTCACGCAGCGCACGGGCGGCGCTCCGCTCATCAAGCTCGCCGACTTCGGCACCGCGAAACTCGTCGCGGCAGCTCCAGAAGGCGGCGGATCCGTCGAGATCACCGGCACCGCGATGTTCGGCCTGACGCCGTACGCATCACCCGAGCTCATCCGCAAAGCGCGTGACGTCGATGCGCGCACGGACGTGTGGTCGCTCGGCACGATCCTCTACGAGCTGCTCGCGGGCAAACCTCCGTTCCAAGGTGAAGCTGCCGCGCTGATGCTTCAGATCACGCGTGAAGCGCCGCAACCTCTTTCGCATCTGCGTTCGGATGTACCGGTGGAGCTCGACAACGCGATCGGTTGGGCGCTGGCGAAGGATCCCGATGCTCGCTTCCGCAACGTCTACGCGTTTGCGCATGCGCTCTTGCCGTTTGCCCCGCCAGAGGGGCAGCTCCTCGTCGAGCGGATTGGTCAAATCACTGCGACGGCCAAGGAGAAAAAAGCCACCGGTTCCGTGCCGCCTCCAGCGATGCCTCCCGTGCACGGATCCGTGCCGATGGCTGCTCCGCCGCCGAGAACGGGTTCGTCGCCGGGTTCGTCCCCGGGCGCGTGGATGCCCGCGCCAAACCCTCCGCCCATGCCTTCCGCCCCGCGAGTCCCCGCGGAGTTTGCGAGTTTGCCCGTCGACGACGATGCCGAAACGAGCATCATTCCGGGATCGGTCAACCCACTCGCGATGATGAAGTCGCAGTACCCGATTCCGGTGCCGCGGCCATCGTCACCCATCGGTCCGGCGCATGCTCCGGTGCCTGTTGCCGAACCGTCGACGGCCCCGCTACCTTCCGCCGCACCTCCGCCGCGCGAGCCTGCTCCAACGGTCGTTGCGCGACCGCCGGACGTTGCACCTCAAACCGAACAGAACCGGCTCCTGCGCATTCTGCTCGCATTTTGCGCGCTTGGCATCACCGCAGCCATCGTGCTCGGTGTCCTGCTTCTCCTGAAGCAGGGTTCGTCCGAGGTGGCTACGACAAACGAATCGCAACTCTCGCCGAGCGCGCCGATCGTCATCGCAGCACCGACGACTCCGCCCGCAGCCGCAACGACGTCGGAGCCTCCCGCACCGAGCGCTGCAGCGGCCGCACCAAGCGCTTCCGCAGCCGAGCCGACCGCATCGGCCGCTCCAAGCGCATCGGCGGCTTCGAGTGCCGTGGCCACGGCCGACAGTGCCGCTCCACCGTCCACGGGCGAGAGCAAATCCGGATCTTCGCCGCCACCGCCGCCACCTCCGCCACCTCCGCCGCCACCGGGCAACAAAAATGGGACGCTCGTCGCCGTGTCCGTGGGTGGCCCGTGTGCATTCGCGGTCAACGGTGCGTCGAAGGGCACGTCGTCGTCGGTGCGCGTATCGCTGAAACCGGGAGCGTACACCGTGACGTGCAAATCGAAGAGCGGAGCGAAATCCAAGGCCGTGGTCGTAAAGTCCGGAGAAACGGCCATGGCGATGTTCAAGCAGTGA
- the yhbY gene encoding ribosome assembly RNA-binding protein YhbY, producing MNLTGKQRRHLRALGHHLDPLVQLGKLGLTDGIIAAVDAALEQHELVKVRIGTECPEDRHDVAERLPPLVRAELGQVLGRTLLLYRRHPKEPKISLPKA from the coding sequence ATGAACCTGACCGGAAAACAACGACGACACTTGCGAGCGCTCGGACATCACCTCGATCCGCTCGTTCAACTTGGCAAACTCGGCCTGACCGACGGAATCATCGCTGCCGTCGATGCAGCCCTCGAACAACACGAGCTCGTCAAAGTACGCATCGGAACGGAGTGTCCCGAAGATCGTCACGACGTGGCCGAACGTCTACCGCCGCTCGTTCGCGCGGAATTGGGCCAAGTGCTCGGTCGAACGCTGCTGCTCTATCGACGCCACCCCAAAGAACCGAAGATTTCACTCCCGAAAGCTTGA
- a CDS encoding host attachment protein, with translation MDKPRKTFVLVADASRARLYEKPDSTSKLVLLEEFEHPEARAKNLDLMADKPGRRSAPAGTGPGRSAQEYRTEPKEVEAEKFARELAQRIADHFDAHVFDDLVIAAPPKFLGLLRATLGTHHDHVYDRVVAWHEKDYTTVTDVKELSERLSLAA, from the coding sequence GTGGACAAACCTCGAAAAACGTTTGTCTTGGTCGCTGATGCCAGCCGAGCGAGGCTTTACGAAAAACCCGACAGCACGAGCAAGCTCGTGCTTCTCGAGGAGTTCGAACATCCCGAAGCGCGAGCGAAGAACCTCGACCTCATGGCGGACAAACCTGGTCGGAGGTCAGCGCCGGCGGGGACGGGCCCCGGGCGTTCGGCGCAAGAATATCGAACCGAGCCGAAGGAGGTCGAGGCCGAAAAGTTTGCCCGCGAGCTTGCCCAGCGCATCGCCGATCACTTCGATGCCCACGTATTCGATGACCTCGTGATCGCCGCTCCGCCCAAGTTTTTGGGCCTTTTGCGCGCGACACTCGGTACGCACCACGACCACGTCTATGATCGCGTCGTGGCGTGGCACGAGAAAGACTACACGACCGTGACCG